In a single window of the Thermoanaerobaculia bacterium genome:
- the mdh gene encoding malate dehydrogenase — translation MQHKVTVIGGGNVGATAAQRLVEREIADVCLIDVIEGLPQGKSLDMMESAPVEKFDAKINGSNAYEISAGSDVIVVTAGLARKPGMSRDDLLHKNTEIVGAVCREAFRHSRDAIFIVVSNPLDAMCEVAMRVTGLPRERVIGMAGILDSARMRWFIAEALNVSVENTHAFVLGGHGDSMVPLPRYSTVAGVPITELLPKEKIDEIVTRTRNGGIEIVNLLKSGSAYYAPSSAVVEMVDAILKDKKKILPCAVRLAGEYGIRDLFIGVPVKLGRKGVEKVMEIELSADEKAGLQKSAAAVKELCDLLKV, via the coding sequence ATGCAGCACAAAGTGACCGTGATCGGCGGCGGAAACGTGGGTGCGACGGCCGCCCAGCGCCTCGTCGAGCGCGAAATCGCGGACGTCTGCCTGATCGACGTGATCGAGGGCCTTCCTCAGGGAAAGTCGCTCGACATGATGGAATCGGCGCCCGTCGAGAAATTCGACGCGAAGATCAACGGATCCAACGCTTACGAGATTTCCGCCGGGTCCGACGTGATCGTCGTGACCGCGGGGCTCGCCCGCAAGCCCGGGATGTCCCGCGACGACCTCCTCCACAAGAACACCGAGATCGTCGGCGCCGTCTGCCGGGAGGCCTTCCGCCACTCGCGGGACGCCATCTTCATCGTCGTTTCCAACCCCCTCGACGCCATGTGCGAGGTCGCGATGCGCGTCACCGGCCTCCCGCGCGAGCGGGTGATCGGAATGGCCGGAATCCTCGATTCGGCGCGAATGCGCTGGTTCATCGCGGAAGCGCTGAACGTCTCCGTCGAGAACACGCACGCGTTCGTCCTGGGCGGCCACGGCGACTCGATGGTCCCGCTGCCGCGCTACTCGACGGTCGCCGGCGTCCCGATCACCGAGCTCCTCCCGAAGGAGAAGATCGACGAGATCGTCACGAGGACGCGGAACGGCGGAATCGAGATCGTCAACCTGCTGAAGTCGGGCTCGGCGTACTACGCGCCGTCCTCGGCCGTGGTCGAAATGGTCGACGCCATCCTGAAGGACAAGAAGAAGATCCTCCCGTGCGCCGTGAGGCTCGCGGGCGAATACGGCATCCGAGACCTCTTCATCGGGGTGCCGGTGAAGCTCGGCCGGAAGGGCGTCGAGAAGGTGATGGAAATCGAGCTGTCGGCCGACGAGAAGGCGGGGCTCCAGAAGTCGGCCGCGGCGGTGAAAGAGCTGTGCGACCTGCTGAAAGTATGA